The DNA sequence ACCCGAGCATATTATGGTGACCGGCAACACTGTCATTGACGCACTCAAGGATGTGGTCGAGCGTTTTGACCATGATGCTGATCTGAATGCTCAGATGGCAGCACGTTTTCCGTTCCTGGATACCAAGCGCCCGCTGGTGCTGGTTACAGGTCACCGGCGTGAAAATTTCGGACAGGGGTTCGATAACATATGCCATGCGCTTAAAGAGATCAGCGATGGATCGGATGCGCAGATTGTCTATCCGGTACACCTCAACCCTAATGTACAAGAACCTGTGAACCGCATTCTGGGGGATGCGGGCGATGTGCATCTGATCGATCCGCAGGATTACCTACCGTTTGTGTGGTTGATGCGCCAGTCACGGATCATCATCACCGACAGCGGCGGTGTGCAGGAAGAGGCGCCCAGCCTTGGCAAGCCGGTGCTGGTGATGCGCAATACCACCGAGCGCCCCGAGGCGGTGGATGCCGGTACTGTTTTGCTGGTTGGCACCGATGGCCAAAAGATTGCCCGTGAGGCGCTACGTCTGTTGAGCGATACAACTGCCTATGACCAAATGGCGCGTGCAATGAACCCCTATGGGGATGGTCACGCCGCAGACCGCATTGCGGATGCACTGTTGGCAACGATTGATAAAAGTTGAATTTTAGGAACAAGATTATGTTTAAACGTATCTCAATGGTTGGTCTGGGCTATATCGGCTTGCCAACAGCGGCGCTGTTTGCTGCCTATGGCACACGGGTGATTGGTGTAGATGTATCGCCCCATGTGGTGGACACGATCAATCAGGGCGAGATCCATATTGTTGAACCTGATCTGGCGGGCATCGTGCAAAAGGCCGTTGCCGACGGAAAGCTAAGCGCAACATTGACGCCCGAGCCTGCCGATGCCTTCATCATTGCTGTACCGACGCCGTTCAAAGCGAATTACGAGCCTGACCTGAGCTATATCAAATCGGCGGCCGAGATGATTGCGCCGGTATTGGAAAAGGGCAATCTGGTCATTCTGGAAAGCACGTCCCCCATCGGTGCGACTGAGCAGATGGCCAAATGGCTGGCCGCTGCGCGCCCCGATCTGAGCTTTCCGCAGGATGGTGGCGAAGGGGCGGATATTCAGGTGGCCCATTGCCCCGAGCGGGTGTTGCCGGGTCATGTAGTGCGCGAACTGGTTGAGAATGACCGCATCATCGGCGGGATGACGGGACGCGCCTCTGAGATGGCTGTGGCGATGTACAAAATTGTTGTGCAGGGCGATTGTGTAATTACAAACGCGCGTACGGCCGAGATGTGCAAGCTGACCGAAAACTCCAGCCGTGATGTGCAGATCGCCTTTGCCAACGAGCTGAGCATCATTTGTGACAAGTTCGATATCGACGTCTGGGAGCTAATCTCTCTGGCCAACCGACACCCACGTGTCAACATTTTGCAGCCCGGTGCAGGTGTGGGCGGGCATTGCATTGCGGTAGATCCGTGGTTCATCGTGTCGTCGGCACCCGAAGAGGCCAAGCTGATCCATGCGGCGCGCGTCGGCAATGATGCCAAGCCCAAGTGGGTGTTGCAGAAGGGCCGTGAGGCGGTGATAGATGTGTTGTCATCTGATCCATCGCGCGCGATGGCGGACATCAAGGTGGCCTGTCTTGGGCTGGCATTTAAGCCTGACATTGACGATCTGCGCGAAAGCCCTGCAATGCTGATCACTCATGATTTTAGTGATCTGGGTTGTCAGGTGCTTGCCGTAGAGCCGAACATTGAAAAGCTGCCCGCCAGCTTTGGGGGGAAGCCGGTGACGTTGGCAACGCTGGATGACGCACTTGCGCAGGCCGATGTGATCTGTGTGTTGGTCAAACATCGCGAATTTATCGACCTGCGTTCCGTTATGCCTGAGGGTAAGCCCTTGGTCGACGTCGTAGGATTGTAAGGTCAAGCGCTGTTATTTTCAACGGGCGTTGAAGAAATTGGGTAATGGGCCGGGGAGGCCCGTTACCCATTGTCATATGGCGCGACTGTGCGAGTGGTGTGTTGAAAATATGTAAGAAAAAACCGGTGAGTGTGGGCACAAATCCCTAATTTGCTGGAGTTCTTCCATGTCTGATACATCGCCCGTTCTATAGCTGCCGCTGATCCAGCCTTCGCAGGCCCAAAAACACGTCACTCATAACGAAGCGATCGATGTGCTGGATGCGCTTGTGCAGGCGGCGGATCAATCCACGCCACCCGCAATGCCCACATCGGGCGATATGTACATTGTCGGCGTCTCTCCGACAGGTGACTGGACGGCGCAGGAGAATGCGCTGGCGCGGTACTCGAACAGCACTTGGCGGGTTTTGGTAGTCCTCTTGTTTCGTCACCATGGCCCACAGGCCGCGAGCCATTTTATTCGCTAATGCAACGGCGACCAGCATACGGGGTTTGCGTTCCAACATGGAGATTAACCAACCGTTATGTGGCTTTCCGAAGCGCTCAACGGCCTGCAGAACAGCCATTGCTCCAGATATCAGCAGCCGTCGAATGTCACGCTGGCCCATTTTTGATGTCTTACCAAGGCGAGGCCTGCCGCCCGTCGAGGTCTGCTT is a window from the Sulfitobacter donghicola DSW-25 = KCTC 12864 = JCM 14565 genome containing:
- the wecB gene encoding non-hydrolyzing UDP-N-acetylglucosamine 2-epimerase, which codes for MKVLIVFGTRPEAIKMAPVVKRLKEKPELDVHVCVTGQHREMLDQVLALFDIKPDFDLNIMKSGQDLTDITSRILLALRDILKDGNYDRLLVHGDTTTTMAAGLAAFYAQVAVGHVEAGLRTGNMYAPWPEEMNRSLVGRIADMHFAPTNTARDALLAENVKPEHIMVTGNTVIDALKDVVERFDHDADLNAQMAARFPFLDTKRPLVLVTGHRRENFGQGFDNICHALKEISDGSDAQIVYPVHLNPNVQEPVNRILGDAGDVHLIDPQDYLPFVWLMRQSRIIITDSGGVQEEAPSLGKPVLVMRNTTERPEAVDAGTVLLVGTDGQKIAREALRLLSDTTAYDQMARAMNPYGDGHAADRIADALLATIDKS
- the wecC gene encoding UDP-N-acetyl-D-mannosamine dehydrogenase — translated: MFKRISMVGLGYIGLPTAALFAAYGTRVIGVDVSPHVVDTINQGEIHIVEPDLAGIVQKAVADGKLSATLTPEPADAFIIAVPTPFKANYEPDLSYIKSAAEMIAPVLEKGNLVILESTSPIGATEQMAKWLAAARPDLSFPQDGGEGADIQVAHCPERVLPGHVVRELVENDRIIGGMTGRASEMAVAMYKIVVQGDCVITNARTAEMCKLTENSSRDVQIAFANELSIICDKFDIDVWELISLANRHPRVNILQPGAGVGGHCIAVDPWFIVSSAPEEAKLIHAARVGNDAKPKWVLQKGREAVIDVLSSDPSRAMADIKVACLGLAFKPDIDDLRESPAMLITHDFSDLGCQVLAVEPNIEKLPASFGGKPVTLATLDDALAQADVICVLVKHREFIDLRSVMPEGKPLVDVVGL